The following proteins come from a genomic window of Methanocella conradii HZ254:
- a CDS encoding 4Fe-4S binding protein — protein sequence MAAKEKLTIGLVAKPGGTLGYKTGGWRTFRAVIDHEKCIGCKRCADSCPDGAPYECAHDGKKKKFCVDYDYCKGCGICAFECPVDAIEMMKEEK from the coding sequence ATGGCTGCTAAGGAGAAGTTGACAATAGGCCTGGTGGCGAAGCCCGGCGGCACGCTGGGCTATAAGACTGGCGGATGGAGGACGTTCAGGGCGGTCATCGACCACGAGAAGTGCATAGGCTGTAAGAGGTGCGCCGATTCCTGCCCCGATGGGGCGCCATACGAGTGCGCCCACGACGGGAAGAAAAAGAAGTTTTGCGTCGATTATGATTATTGCAAGGGATGTGGAATTTGTGCGTTCGAGTGCCCCGTTGACGCTATCGAAATGATGAAGGAGGAAAAGTAA
- the ilvD gene encoding dihydroxy-acid dehydratase produces the protein MRSDTVKKGLDRTPHRALLKAVGVTDSDMNKPFIGVANAWNDVVPGHKHLKGLADKIKQGIREAGGVPFEFGVIGICDGIAMGHEGMFYSLPSREVVADSIELMVESHRFDGIVMLGTCDKIVPGMLMAALRVNIPCVVVTGGPMEPGRLDGKDLTLISSFEGVGSVRAGRMTEAELKRIEDACCPGCGSCQGLYTANTMACMAEALGLSLTGCATAHATSASKARIALESGRRIVELVKKDVKPLDVVSRESLLNAIRVDQAIGGSTNTVLHLMAIAMEGGISLELDDFDRISGETPHICNMGPAGPYTMKDLDEAGGIPAVMSRLAGMLIDVPTVNEASLLSIARAAKVLNPEVIRPLSSPVHKTGGITVMYGNLAPGGAVVKSGAVSEKMLKFRGKAKVFDSEDECNKAIIEREIKPGDVVVVRYVGPRGGPGMPEMLGPTSAIAGMGLSESVALITDGRFSGGTRGPCIGHVTPEAVDGGMIGLLKDGDVISIDIPGKRVDVDLSPSEIEARRKSFMPRKKELKGYLARYARSVTSASLGSIIK, from the coding sequence ATGAGGAGCGATACGGTTAAAAAGGGCCTGGACAGGACGCCGCACAGGGCACTGCTAAAGGCTGTCGGCGTCACGGACAGCGACATGAATAAGCCTTTCATAGGCGTGGCCAACGCATGGAACGACGTCGTGCCCGGCCACAAGCACCTGAAAGGCCTGGCTGATAAGATAAAGCAGGGGATCAGGGAAGCAGGCGGGGTGCCTTTCGAGTTCGGGGTCATCGGCATATGCGACGGCATCGCCATGGGCCATGAGGGGATGTTCTACTCGCTGCCGTCCCGCGAGGTCGTGGCGGACTCCATCGAGCTTATGGTGGAGTCGCACCGCTTTGACGGCATCGTCATGCTGGGCACCTGCGACAAGATCGTGCCGGGCATGCTTATGGCCGCCCTGAGGGTTAATATACCTTGCGTGGTGGTTACGGGCGGCCCCATGGAGCCGGGGCGGCTTGACGGCAAAGACCTTACGCTTATCTCGTCATTCGAGGGCGTCGGCAGCGTACGGGCGGGCAGGATGACCGAGGCCGAGCTCAAGCGCATCGAGGACGCATGCTGCCCGGGATGCGGAAGCTGCCAGGGCCTATATACTGCCAATACCATGGCCTGCATGGCCGAGGCCCTCGGCCTGTCGCTCACCGGGTGCGCAACCGCACACGCCACGAGTGCATCTAAGGCGAGGATAGCCCTGGAGAGCGGCCGCCGAATCGTGGAGCTTGTAAAGAAGGACGTCAAGCCCCTCGACGTCGTGTCCCGCGAGTCGCTCCTCAACGCAATAAGGGTGGACCAGGCCATCGGCGGCTCTACGAACACGGTCCTGCACCTGATGGCCATAGCGATGGAGGGCGGCATCAGCCTCGAGCTGGATGACTTTGACAGGATTAGCGGCGAGACGCCGCACATCTGCAACATGGGGCCGGCAGGGCCGTACACCATGAAAGACCTTGACGAGGCCGGGGGAATTCCTGCGGTGATGAGCCGCCTGGCTGGCATGCTCATTGACGTCCCCACGGTCAACGAGGCCTCCCTGCTGAGCATCGCCAGAGCGGCAAAAGTGCTGAACCCTGAGGTCATCAGGCCCTTGAGTTCTCCCGTGCACAAGACGGGAGGCATAACTGTGATGTACGGAAACCTCGCCCCAGGCGGGGCGGTGGTCAAGAGCGGCGCGGTGAGCGAGAAGATGCTGAAGTTCAGGGGAAAGGCGAAGGTCTTCGACTCGGAGGACGAGTGCAACAAAGCGATCATAGAGCGCGAGATAAAGCCGGGCGACGTCGTCGTCGTGAGGTACGTCGGCCCCAGGGGAGGCCCTGGCATGCCGGAGATGCTCGGCCCCACCTCTGCCATAGCAGGGATGGGCCTCTCCGAATCAGTCGCCCTCATCACCGACGGCCGTTTCTCCGGCGGCACGAGAGGCCCCTGCATAGGCCATGTCACCCCTGAAGCCGTGGACGGCGGCATGATAGGCTTGCTAAAGGATGGCGATGTCATCTCCATTGACATACCCGGGAAAAGGGTGGACGTCGACCTGTCCCCCTCAGAAATAGAGGCAAGGCGGAAGTCTTTCATGCCCAGGAAAAAGGAGCTAAAGGGCTACCTGGCAAGGTATGCGAGGAGCGTAACGAGCGCTTCGCTAGGAAGCATAATAAAATAA
- a CDS encoding response regulator, with product MGLTLLKVAIVDDEPDLQRLYTLALSSKGYDIAFVANDGTDAVEKEHSTPAPIIIMDHRMPTKNGMEATKEILSERPDTKIIFVSADDAVEKEAKEAGAVRFLKKPISLKELLHNIEEVAKDCK from the coding sequence ATGGGGTTAACATTGCTAAAAGTCGCCATTGTAGATGATGAGCCGGACTTACAAAGGCTATATACGCTAGCCCTGTCTTCAAAAGGCTATGACATCGCGTTCGTTGCCAACGATGGGACTGACGCCGTGGAAAAGGAGCACTCGACCCCCGCCCCTATCATCATAATGGACCACAGGATGCCGACGAAGAACGGCATGGAGGCCACAAAGGAGATACTCTCGGAGCGGCCTGATACGAAGATCATCTTTGTGTCCGCGGACGATGCTGTGGAAAAGGAGGCCAAAGAGGCTGGTGCCGTCCGCTTCCTCAAAAAGCCTATATCGCTCAAGGAGCTTTTGCATAATATAGAAGAGGTAGCTAAGGATTGTAAGTAA
- a CDS encoding DUF2111 domain-containing protein has product MRQICIHEDSTANDLAPLAVCVHNLFGQLPVTARSKNKRGVRVEGGRVISMDYTGPFLELSIAENRVIHDRPPSGVYHGIPVVVSPIRIDGEPVAAIGVVDVTGSLDLKALMDQYASLQKQMGYELERL; this is encoded by the coding sequence ATGCGTCAAATTTGTATACATGAGGATTCTACCGCAAATGACCTGGCGCCCCTGGCCGTATGCGTCCACAACCTGTTCGGGCAGCTCCCCGTCACGGCCCGGAGCAAGAATAAGCGTGGCGTCAGGGTGGAGGGGGGCAGGGTGATATCGATGGACTATACCGGGCCGTTCCTGGAGCTTTCGATCGCAGAGAACAGGGTAATCCATGACCGTCCACCTTCCGGCGTGTATCATGGCATCCCCGTCGTGGTGTCGCCCATACGTATCGATGGCGAGCCGGTCGCGGCCATAGGCGTGGTTGACGTCACCGGTTCGCTGGACCTAAAGGCCCTAATGGACCAGTACGCCAGCCTGCAGAAACAGATGGGCTATGAACTTGAACGATTGTGA
- a CDS encoding MarC family protein gives MQLSFLADTLFVHALVGVFVIVNPFGNVPLFISLTQKLTPAERKNAIIKSVIIATAILLVFALIGKMLFDMLNVTLDSLRIAGGLLLLAIAFDMLMGRSPASKIDEDEERESVAVTPMATPLLAGPGAMTTVMILMNEASTPVLKGSIMLAILLAMIAAFIILINCEWVYNVIRKDGARVLTKIMGIVLATIAVEMAVKGLLHAFPALGV, from the coding sequence ATGCAACTCAGCTTCCTGGCCGACACCCTATTCGTCCATGCGCTGGTAGGCGTATTCGTCATCGTCAACCCGTTTGGCAACGTCCCGCTATTCATATCCCTGACCCAGAAGCTCACGCCTGCCGAGCGGAAGAACGCCATTATAAAGTCGGTCATCATCGCTACCGCCATCCTGCTCGTCTTCGCCCTGATCGGCAAGATGCTCTTCGACATGCTCAACGTCACATTGGACTCCCTCAGGATAGCAGGCGGCTTATTGTTATTGGCCATAGCCTTCGACATGCTCATGGGAAGGAGCCCTGCGTCGAAGATAGACGAGGATGAGGAGCGGGAGAGCGTCGCAGTGACTCCGATGGCCACACCCCTCCTGGCCGGCCCTGGCGCCATGACTACGGTCATGATATTGATGAACGAGGCTAGCACCCCGGTGCTCAAGGGCTCCATAATGCTGGCGATATTGCTGGCCATGATCGCCGCCTTCATTATACTCATCAACTGTGAATGGGTCTATAATGTCATAAGAAAGGATGGCGCAAGGGTCCTGACGAAGATAATGGGCATCGTGCTCGCCACCATAGCGGTGGAGATGGCGGTGAAAGGCCTGCTTCATGCGTTCCCGGCCCTCGGCGTATAA
- a CDS encoding PGF-CTERM sorting domain-containing protein has translation MAIMLIALMAPACMAQSAQTVVNVKGYVYKGALPVDGAKVQIYSWDGEKMGTSPMSTTVSATIDGLSGAFEFKNVPYDPSKTFNWVVQAEKDGAQAHAMVYIVPPQQAGEAPKAEPIVLDLGMWDWKTDLRGMVQSGNLATNALPISDATVKIYARDANGTVGTTPVATAITDASGQFDIPNVLGYGQYQAVAITKDNHVARTNFTAYQQETHVNLVMTDIILATPTPTAKPGGSTSGGFFGLPGFEAVLALAALSGTSLFLRRR, from the coding sequence ATGGCTATTATGCTGATAGCTTTAATGGCGCCAGCATGCATGGCGCAGAGCGCTCAGACCGTCGTGAACGTGAAGGGATACGTCTACAAAGGGGCCCTGCCCGTAGACGGAGCCAAGGTACAAATATACTCATGGGATGGAGAGAAAATGGGCACATCGCCAATGAGCACCACGGTCAGCGCGACGATAGACGGCTTATCCGGCGCATTTGAGTTCAAGAACGTGCCATATGACCCATCGAAAACGTTCAACTGGGTAGTGCAGGCAGAGAAGGATGGCGCACAGGCGCACGCCATGGTGTACATCGTGCCCCCGCAGCAGGCTGGAGAGGCTCCCAAGGCTGAGCCCATCGTGCTCGACCTGGGCATGTGGGACTGGAAGACCGACCTGAGGGGCATGGTGCAGAGCGGCAACCTGGCGACGAACGCGCTGCCGATAAGCGACGCCACCGTGAAGATTTACGCTCGCGATGCCAACGGGACTGTTGGCACGACCCCTGTGGCGACGGCGATAACTGATGCAAGTGGCCAGTTCGACATCCCCAACGTCCTGGGCTACGGGCAATACCAGGCAGTGGCAATTACAAAGGATAACCACGTCGCCAGGACAAACTTCACGGCATACCAGCAGGAGACCCACGTCAATTTAGTCATGACCGATATCATCCTGGCCACCCCGACGCCTACCGCTAAGCCTGGCGGAAGCACCAGTGGCGGATTCTTCGGATTGCCCGGGTTTGAGGCCGTGCTGGCGCTTGCGGCTCTATCAGGCACGTCGCTATTCCTCCGAAGACGATAG
- a CDS encoding CBS domain-containing protein, which translates to MELPTPESIKKKRIRLGLTQSELAERAKVSQPLIARIESGDVDPRLSTIRSIMTALEEMERSRITARDLMTSPVVSLSPDDTVEEAVKLMEKYGFSQLPVLENGVPIGSISENVLVQAMGSRDIDRISNARVRELMEGSFPAVAPATDMGTISALLETNHAVLVMEMGRVVGVITKYNLMRLIKK; encoded by the coding sequence ATGGAACTACCCACCCCAGAAAGCATAAAAAAGAAGCGCATAAGGCTAGGCCTCACGCAGAGCGAGCTGGCCGAGCGGGCGAAGGTGAGCCAGCCGCTGATAGCGCGCATCGAGTCCGGGGACGTGGACCCCCGGCTATCCACGATAAGGAGCATAATGACGGCGCTGGAGGAGATGGAAAGGTCGAGGATAACGGCCCGTGACCTGATGACGTCCCCTGTCGTCTCGCTATCGCCTGACGACACCGTGGAGGAGGCGGTCAAGCTCATGGAGAAGTACGGCTTCTCTCAGCTGCCAGTGCTCGAGAACGGCGTGCCCATCGGCAGCATTTCGGAGAACGTGCTCGTGCAGGCGATGGGCAGTCGTGACATAGATCGGATAAGTAACGCCAGGGTGCGCGAGCTAATGGAGGGGTCTTTCCCAGCGGTGGCCCCGGCTACAGACATGGGGACCATATCCGCCCTCCTCGAGACCAATCATGCCGTCCTCGTCATGGAGATGGGCAGGGTGGTGGGCGTCATCACCAAGTATAACTTAATGCGGCTCATTAAGAAGTGA
- the aroA gene encoding 3-phosphoshikimate 1-carboxyvinyltransferase, with protein sequence MIAKVKKSEVWGSVEAPPSKSYTHRAIVIGSLGQYSRIEGPLLSADTLATVGACRAMGAEINVKDRELEIAGVIGRPKVPDDVINAANSGTTLRLCMSMASLAEGATVFTGDASLRKRPNGPLIQALNDLGAICYSTRFNGLAPIVVQGVLQGGEVTIGGGISSQFISSLLISCPFAKRGTVIKVEGELKSRPYVEVTLEMIEKAGGSVATDFREFHIESDQEYSLKSYRVPGDFSSASYMMAAGALAGKVTVNNLFESRQGDAAIMEHLLEMGANVYWDREKGSVTVEQAELKGIDVDVGKTPDLVPTLAVLAACAKGKTHITNAAHVRYKETDRLHAITVELKKMGADIVEEPDGLVITGGKLKGASVEGYDDHRIVMALAVAGLAASGTISISTAESVSISYPGFFDDLKRIGAKVEL encoded by the coding sequence ATGATTGCGAAGGTAAAGAAGTCTGAGGTGTGGGGCAGCGTGGAGGCGCCACCGTCTAAAAGCTATACTCATAGGGCTATAGTCATTGGAAGCCTGGGACAATACTCCAGGATAGAAGGGCCGCTACTATCGGCGGACACGCTCGCAACAGTGGGGGCTTGCCGGGCGATGGGGGCGGAGATAAATGTTAAGGATAGGGAACTGGAGATTGCGGGAGTCATCGGCAGGCCGAAGGTGCCCGACGACGTGATAAACGCGGCAAACAGCGGCACCACGCTGCGGCTCTGCATGTCGATGGCCTCGCTGGCCGAGGGAGCGACGGTGTTTACGGGCGACGCCTCCCTGCGCAAGAGGCCAAATGGCCCACTTATACAGGCGCTCAATGACCTTGGCGCAATATGCTATTCCACCCGCTTCAACGGGCTCGCCCCGATCGTGGTGCAGGGCGTCTTGCAGGGAGGGGAGGTGACGATAGGCGGCGGAATAAGCTCGCAGTTCATATCGTCGCTGCTCATCTCGTGCCCGTTCGCGAAAAGGGGCACGGTCATCAAGGTCGAGGGTGAGCTTAAGTCGAGGCCATATGTCGAAGTAACGCTGGAGATGATAGAAAAGGCCGGAGGCTCGGTGGCAACAGACTTCAGGGAGTTCCATATAGAGAGCGACCAGGAATACAGCTTGAAGTCTTATCGTGTACCGGGCGATTTCTCCTCGGCCTCATACATGATGGCGGCTGGGGCGCTGGCCGGCAAGGTGACAGTCAATAACCTGTTCGAGTCGAGGCAGGGCGACGCGGCCATCATGGAGCACCTGCTAGAGATGGGCGCAAACGTTTACTGGGACAGGGAGAAGGGGTCGGTAACCGTAGAGCAGGCAGAGCTAAAGGGCATCGACGTAGACGTGGGAAAGACGCCGGACCTGGTGCCGACGCTGGCGGTGCTGGCGGCGTGCGCGAAGGGTAAGACCCACATCACCAACGCCGCCCACGTACGCTACAAGGAGACGGACAGGCTACACGCCATAACCGTGGAGCTTAAGAAGATGGGGGCGGACATCGTCGAGGAGCCCGATGGTTTAGTCATTACGGGCGGCAAGCTGAAGGGCGCCAGCGTGGAAGGATACGATGACCACCGCATAGTCATGGCGCTGGCTGTGGCAGGTCTCGCCGCCTCTGGTACGATTTCCATAAGCACGGCCGAGTCGGTCAGCATCTCGTACCCAGGCTTTTTTGATGACTTGAAGAGGATAGGGGCTAAGGTGGAACTGTGA
- a CDS encoding pyruvate ferredoxin oxidoreductase subunit gamma, protein MKEIRIHGRGGQGSVTAAELIAVAAFEDGKWSQAFPYFGTERRGAPVTAFARISDKKIRVRSQIYEPDYVIVQDPSLLSVVDVASGIKKDGLIIVNTEKDPSELKMDTNATVKTIDATTLAIKILGVPIVNTALLGAFAGASGQIRLESVSKAIKERFPGKVGEKNVEAVRQAYEMMRG, encoded by the coding sequence TTGAAGGAGATACGAATACACGGGCGGGGCGGCCAGGGCTCCGTCACAGCGGCAGAGCTCATCGCGGTCGCCGCATTCGAGGACGGCAAATGGAGCCAGGCCTTCCCATACTTCGGGACGGAAAGGCGAGGCGCACCCGTGACGGCGTTCGCAAGGATATCAGACAAAAAGATACGGGTCAGAAGCCAGATATACGAGCCAGACTACGTCATCGTGCAGGACCCATCACTGCTCTCAGTGGTAGACGTTGCGAGCGGCATCAAGAAGGATGGCCTCATTATAGTCAATACGGAGAAGGACCCATCGGAGCTGAAGATGGACACCAATGCGACGGTCAAGACCATCGATGCAACGACGCTCGCCATAAAAATTTTAGGCGTGCCAATCGTGAATACGGCCCTGCTGGGCGCTTTCGCAGGGGCTTCGGGACAGATACGCCTGGAATCGGTGAGCAAGGCAATAAAGGAAAGATTCCCTGGCAAGGTAGGCGAGAAGAACGTAGAGGCGGTCAGGCAGGCCTACGAGATGATGAGGGGGTGA
- a CDS encoding HAD family hydrolase, giving the protein MAERCSVKIFLYRAVLFDMDGVIADTMPLHYEAWRRAFEAFGVHVDKMDVYLREGMTTMEMGKDIARSKGMELSEGELNSIVELKTRIFNELVDSSVRLYEGVPETLTMLRNNGMKLALVTGSRRTSAMAVLKKVGLEGAFDAIVAAEDVRRGKPDAEPYLVAMRAVDVPALNCVVVENAPLGIRAARAAKVGYIIAIATTLDEAHLKEADEVAPSFPELEQCIARRFEARPGRAIM; this is encoded by the coding sequence ATGGCCGAACGATGCTCCGTGAAAATATTCCTTTATAGGGCAGTGCTCTTCGACATGGATGGCGTTATCGCTGACACCATGCCCCTTCACTATGAGGCGTGGAGGCGCGCCTTCGAGGCTTTTGGAGTCCACGTTGATAAGATGGATGTGTACTTGCGTGAGGGCATGACCACGATGGAGATGGGGAAAGATATAGCCCGGTCAAAGGGCATGGAGCTTTCTGAAGGCGAGCTTAACTCGATAGTTGAGCTGAAGACGAGGATTTTTAATGAGCTTGTGGATTCGAGCGTGCGGCTGTATGAAGGCGTCCCGGAGACTCTCACGATGCTGCGCAACAACGGCATGAAGCTCGCCCTGGTCACCGGCAGCAGGAGGACGTCCGCCATGGCAGTGCTAAAAAAGGTGGGCCTTGAGGGCGCCTTTGACGCCATCGTTGCCGCCGAGGACGTCAGAAGGGGCAAGCCAGACGCCGAGCCTTACCTCGTCGCGATGAGGGCCGTGGACGTGCCCGCCTTGAACTGCGTGGTCGTCGAGAACGCCCCCCTCGGCATCAGGGCTGCGAGGGCTGCCAAGGTTGGCTACATAATCGCCATCGCCACCACGCTCGACGAGGCTCATTTAAAAGAAGCCGACGAGGTGGCTCCTTCATTTCCCGAGCTCGAGCAGTGTATTGCCCGCAGGTTTGAGGCGAGGCCTGGCAGGGCGATAATGTGA
- the aroC gene encoding chorismate synthase produces the protein MNTFGRAFRLTTFGESHGPAVGAVVDGCPAGLEICEGDIQAELDRRRPGQGAVTSKRSEPDRVEILSGVFEGKTTGMPVAMLVRNVDVDSSSYEPIKDLLRPGHADYGYLAKYGFRDYRGGGRSSGRETVGRVMGGAIAKKLLSRAGIGVYAHTVSIHDVKAGEVTLEDVIKNPYTNRVRCADLSAVRAMEDAIMRAKQEGDSVGGIVEVIATGVPAGLGSPVFGKLDADLAGALMGIGAVKGVEIGLGFRSAELRGSEMNDEFYVDGEVKTRTNRAGGILGGISTGMPIVCRVAVKPTPSISIPQRTINVKEMKDAIIEVKGRHDPSIVPRIVPVVEAMVALVLADHMVLSGKMGPRL, from the coding sequence GTGAACACGTTTGGCAGGGCTTTCAGGCTTACCACGTTCGGCGAGAGCCACGGGCCCGCAGTTGGCGCCGTCGTGGACGGGTGCCCGGCGGGCCTGGAGATATGCGAGGGCGATATCCAGGCAGAGCTTGACAGGCGCAGGCCCGGGCAGGGCGCCGTGACGTCGAAGCGCTCCGAGCCCGACCGCGTGGAGATACTATCAGGCGTGTTCGAGGGAAAGACGACGGGCATGCCCGTGGCGATGCTCGTGCGCAACGTGGACGTGGACTCGTCCTCCTATGAGCCTATCAAAGACCTGCTAAGGCCGGGCCACGCTGACTATGGATACCTGGCGAAGTACGGGTTCAGGGACTACAGGGGCGGAGGGCGGTCGTCCGGAAGGGAGACGGTGGGAAGGGTCATGGGAGGCGCCATCGCCAAAAAATTGCTCTCGCGGGCAGGCATAGGCGTGTACGCCCACACGGTCTCCATCCATGACGTGAAGGCTGGCGAGGTCACGCTGGAAGACGTGATTAAAAACCCGTACACGAACCGGGTGCGCTGCGCCGACCTTAGCGCTGTACGGGCGATGGAGGATGCGATAATGAGGGCTAAGCAGGAGGGGGACAGCGTCGGGGGAATAGTTGAGGTAATAGCCACCGGAGTCCCCGCAGGTCTAGGCAGTCCCGTCTTCGGAAAGCTGGACGCAGACCTGGCCGGCGCCCTCATGGGCATAGGCGCCGTTAAGGGCGTGGAGATAGGCCTCGGCTTCAGGTCTGCTGAACTAAGGGGCTCCGAGATGAACGACGAGTTTTACGTGGATGGCGAGGTCAAGACGAGGACGAACCGGGCCGGGGGCATCCTGGGCGGGATAAGCACGGGCATGCCCATCGTCTGCCGGGTCGCAGTCAAGCCCACGCCCTCGATATCCATTCCGCAGCGCACCATCAACGTGAAGGAAATGAAAGACGCCATAATCGAGGTCAAGGGGCGGCATGACCCCTCAATCGTGCCCCGCATCGTGCCCGTCGTCGAGGCCATGGTGGCGCTCGTTCTGGCCGACCACATGGTGCTGAGCGGAAAGATGGGGCCGAGACTATAG
- a CDS encoding ArsR/SmtB family transcription factor, protein MDDEKFLVVPLGKKSKAITQTVSNDTAMEIMELLADGPLSTSKVAERLGIPLTTAQYNIEKLMEAGLVKVARTKYSEKGREVKLYEAYNRAIIILPGKSGAGAALDALKRCLVLLPIIAVISAAVEYLMSSYFGAVPYEMGAAGEPMLRVASSPVPAYAPKAAPSLDQAAQGAPALLQHPGVIFFAGCLLAIFLIMVMEYFRYKKMPGPWKRSTPTALAGRGDEGRDDDSGGSGGQQ, encoded by the coding sequence ATGGATGATGAAAAGTTTTTGGTGGTCCCTTTAGGCAAGAAGTCCAAGGCCATAACTCAGACCGTGTCTAACGATACGGCCATGGAGATAATGGAGCTGCTGGCCGACGGCCCGCTGTCCACATCTAAGGTCGCCGAAAGGCTCGGCATCCCGCTCACCACCGCCCAGTATAACATAGAGAAGCTCATGGAGGCCGGGCTGGTGAAGGTCGCCAGGACGAAGTACAGCGAGAAGGGGCGGGAGGTCAAGCTCTACGAGGCCTATAATAGGGCTATAATCATCCTGCCCGGGAAGTCGGGGGCGGGGGCGGCGCTGGACGCCCTCAAGAGGTGCCTGGTTTTATTGCCCATAATAGCGGTAATTTCCGCTGCGGTGGAGTACCTAATGTCATCTTATTTTGGCGCCGTGCCCTATGAGATGGGCGCCGCAGGCGAGCCCATGCTTCGGGTCGCATCCTCGCCGGTGCCGGCATACGCGCCCAAGGCCGCGCCATCGCTCGATCAAGCAGCCCAGGGCGCCCCCGCATTATTGCAGCATCCCGGCGTCATCTTCTTTGCGGGCTGCCTGCTCGCCATCTTCTTGATAATGGTGATGGAGTACTTCCGCTACAAGAAGATGCCGGGCCCGTGGAAGCGATCAACGCCCACGGCGCTTGCGGGCCGTGGCGACGAGGGCCGTGATGATGACTCCGGCGGTTCCGGCGGCCAGCAATAG
- a CDS encoding transketolase C-terminal domain-containing protein has product MAAKMKVIEGSMAVAEAVKACRPAVVSAYPITPQTHIVEDISQMIADGEMQNCEYVRTESEFGAASMIQGAEAAGARSFSATSSQGAVLMYEVLFSIAGMRLPCVIAMANRSVSSPLSIWNDHQDAISARDNGWIQLWAEDSQEAADMIIQAYRIGEDHRVLLPVMVNLDGFIITHTYEPVELYDQKMVDEFLPPYSPVYALDPKNPVTMGSLAQPEVYTEARYMIHQAQLKAKEVIEEVALEFKKKFGRYGGGLIDAYRMEDAEVALIAMGSIIGTMKDAVDEMRAEGMPVGVVKVRSYRPFPAEALRAALKDVKCACVIDRDISMGMEGALFTDLKAALYGKSKADILGFIAGMGGRDITIDDFKGMARKGFARIRGEKVTDMEWCKLDTDILPEGS; this is encoded by the coding sequence ATGGCCGCAAAGATGAAGGTAATCGAGGGCTCCATGGCGGTGGCCGAGGCGGTGAAGGCCTGCAGGCCTGCCGTGGTGTCGGCATACCCCATCACCCCCCAGACTCACATCGTCGAGGACATATCGCAGATGATAGCGGATGGGGAGATGCAGAATTGTGAGTACGTGAGGACCGAGAGCGAGTTCGGTGCCGCTTCCATGATACAGGGCGCCGAGGCGGCGGGGGCGAGGTCGTTCAGCGCCACCTCGAGCCAGGGGGCGGTCTTGATGTACGAGGTGCTGTTCAGCATAGCGGGCATGCGCCTCCCGTGCGTCATTGCGATGGCGAACCGCTCCGTCTCATCCCCGCTCTCGATATGGAACGACCACCAGGATGCCATATCTGCGAGGGATAATGGGTGGATACAGCTATGGGCGGAGGACAGCCAGGAGGCCGCGGACATGATAATCCAGGCCTACAGGATAGGCGAGGACCACCGTGTGCTGCTGCCCGTGATGGTCAACCTTGACGGGTTCATAATCACGCACACCTACGAGCCAGTGGAGCTATACGACCAGAAGATGGTCGACGAGTTCCTGCCCCCATACAGCCCGGTTTATGCCCTTGACCCAAAGAATCCAGTTACTATGGGCTCGCTGGCGCAGCCGGAGGTCTACACCGAGGCGCGCTACATGATCCACCAGGCGCAGTTGAAGGCTAAGGAAGTAATAGAGGAGGTCGCCCTGGAATTCAAAAAGAAGTTCGGCAGGTATGGGGGAGGGTTGATAGACGCCTACAGGATGGAGGACGCCGAGGTGGCCCTCATTGCCATGGGGTCCATCATTGGCACGATGAAGGACGCAGTTGATGAGATGCGCGCCGAGGGCATGCCGGTCGGCGTGGTGAAGGTCCGCTCTTACCGGCCATTCCCCGCTGAGGCGCTGCGGGCCGCCTTAAAGGACGTTAAGTGCGCATGCGTCATAGACAGGGACATATCGATGGGCATGGAGGGCGCATTATTCACCGACCTCAAGGCAGCGCTTTACGGCAAGTCGAAGGCTGACATCTTAGGCTTCATAGCCGGGATGGGCGGCCGTGATATCACTATAGACGATTTCAAGGGTATGGCAAGGAAGGGCTTCGCGAGGATCAGGGGCGAGAAGGTGACTGACATGGAATGGTGTAAGCTGGATACTGATATACTGCCGGAGGGGAGCTAA